In the Ochrobactrum sp. Marseille-Q0166 genome, one interval contains:
- a CDS encoding ABC transporter ATP-binding protein/permease: protein MTSFWGLMRAYWVSERWKEAWALTIAIFIFTAFISKTTVWVAEASGHLMNSIVNVKSSPVQDPLMGIAINAGMLIVLMLGKDVMLVGFRHLLSTTLHRKWRKWLNDSFSDAMLDRNHTHFHLQQGKGANLPDNVDQRLQESIKGMTGGAIGLVMGIVGVVLSAFFVGQKLLEISTEVTGLEFLGSYGGAVLAFIAIIIYVPIGTFIAIKIGRQLEKLNLGMQKAEGSYRGEWTTLLRRSFQISASEGEAVQRSVNKRLYKDVDGTWNRLNRFDAAYLAFSQAYGFMSNRIIAYIPGLVPYMSGAVSFRNYVTGAELVAAMINDCSWFIQVMPAIANLRANAGRVTGLAQAIEAVQEPAEFYARSGVNRFTFSTQHQRFGLSVRNLALMQGPDNEAAFLRSGVINIRAGDWVYMRGESGSGKTSFIKALNGLWPYGTGNIIFPQKAKAIYTPQEAKFPNVSLKQLVSLPEDESAFNDLAVAAVLHEAGLGEFILRMNDDNADGTAWDMVLSGGQKQKIMLARLLLHKPSIIFLDEATGALDPASKTRFHSALKTRCPDAIVISIMHEEKLPTLEDGESVYSHVLEIKNGYVSLKPVDLVIEPEAPLIAAE from the coding sequence ATGACATCATTCTGGGGCCTGATGCGCGCCTACTGGGTGTCGGAGCGTTGGAAGGAAGCATGGGCGCTGACCATCGCCATCTTCATCTTTACAGCCTTCATCAGCAAGACGACGGTTTGGGTTGCCGAAGCATCCGGCCATCTGATGAACTCCATCGTCAATGTCAAAAGCTCGCCGGTTCAAGACCCGCTGATGGGCATTGCCATCAATGCAGGCATGCTGATCGTGCTGATGCTCGGCAAAGACGTCATGCTGGTCGGCTTCCGGCATCTCCTATCCACAACCTTGCACCGCAAATGGCGCAAGTGGCTTAATGACAGCTTCTCCGATGCGATGCTGGATCGCAATCACACGCATTTCCACCTGCAACAGGGGAAGGGTGCGAACCTGCCGGACAATGTGGACCAGCGTCTGCAGGAATCCATCAAAGGCATGACCGGTGGCGCCATTGGTCTTGTTATGGGCATTGTCGGCGTCGTCCTTTCCGCCTTCTTTGTTGGCCAGAAGCTGCTTGAAATCTCGACCGAAGTGACCGGCCTTGAATTTCTTGGCTCCTACGGCGGCGCAGTACTGGCCTTCATTGCAATCATCATCTACGTGCCCATAGGCACCTTCATTGCAATCAAGATCGGCCGTCAGCTTGAAAAGCTGAACCTCGGCATGCAGAAAGCCGAAGGCTCGTATCGTGGAGAGTGGACGACGCTGCTGCGCCGCAGCTTCCAGATTTCCGCATCCGAAGGCGAAGCAGTGCAGCGTTCGGTCAACAAGCGGCTTTACAAGGATGTTGATGGCACATGGAACCGCCTCAACCGTTTCGACGCCGCCTATCTTGCCTTTTCGCAGGCCTATGGCTTCATGTCGAACCGTATCATCGCCTATATACCGGGTCTCGTGCCCTATATGAGCGGCGCTGTCAGCTTCCGCAATTATGTGACCGGCGCCGAGCTGGTGGCAGCCATGATCAATGATTGCTCGTGGTTTATTCAGGTCATGCCCGCAATCGCCAATCTGCGCGCGAATGCCGGTCGTGTGACAGGTCTCGCACAGGCCATTGAAGCGGTGCAGGAACCAGCAGAATTCTACGCGCGTTCCGGCGTAAACCGCTTTACTTTCTCAACCCAGCACCAGCGTTTCGGTCTTTCAGTCCGCAATCTCGCTCTCATGCAAGGACCGGATAACGAAGCAGCATTCCTGCGCTCGGGCGTGATCAATATCCGTGCCGGTGACTGGGTCTATATGCGCGGTGAATCAGGTTCCGGCAAAACATCCTTCATCAAGGCGCTGAATGGCCTTTGGCCTTATGGCACCGGCAATATCATCTTCCCACAAAAAGCGAAGGCCATCTACACACCACAGGAAGCGAAGTTCCCGAACGTATCGCTCAAGCAGCTCGTATCTCTTCCAGAAGATGAAAGCGCATTCAACGATCTCGCTGTCGCAGCCGTTTTGCACGAGGCGGGTCTAGGTGAATTCATCCTGCGCATGAATGATGACAATGCAGATGGAACGGCATGGGACATGGTGCTTTCAGGCGGTCAGAAGCAAAAGATCATGCTGGCGCGACTTCTGTTGCACAAGCCATCAATCATCTTTCTGGATGAAGCAACCGGCGCGCTTGACCCTGCATCCAAGACGCGCTTCCACTCTGCTCTGAAGACACGTTGCCCGGATGCAATCGTCATCAGCATCATGCATGAGGAAAAGCTTCCAACACTGGAAGACGGCGAAAGCGTCTACTCTCATGTGCTGGAAATAAAAAATGGCTATGTTTCGCTGAAGCCGGTCGATCTTGTCATCGAGCCGGAAGCCCCATTGATTGCGGCAGAGTAA
- a CDS encoding response regulator, translating to MIIELDDIRRRFARFLVIFLWLHVPLFVVIAYATGTSVIGGALPAAFLAVCYNLMWLRVDIAPETRFLSAIALVAEPAILLYLLRGHIWQMDMHMYFFAMLALTIGWCDRRATIIAAIAVAFHHLVLDYFLPSLVFPTGSDIRRVMIHAVIVAVEAAVLVWFSDMLVACVNSISKMRDEIMVKNAEIEKRSEQVEQAYKAKGMFLANMSHEIRTPLNAILGFCHLMQRTDMTERQRDYLTKINSASGSLLRLINDILDFSKNDAGKLTLENRPFELRALFDRKLQITSAEARAKNVNVSLHIEEGVPERLVGDEMRLGQVLLNLMTNAIKFSENGSVTLRVSGKTTQDGDYRLKIAIADTGIGMTDEQQSKLFNSFSQADNSTTRRFGGTGLGLVISKQIATQMGGDITVSSAPGKGSVFTVTSNFENLDRSHAIIERPLPHIQKLRVLVADDNPASREILQGVFADWSIAIDLVASGNEVIGALETAFQRGNPYDLLLLDWKMPGMDGMETVTSLYANAKLTKLPEIVLITAYGSDEFKAKASRAGIAAYLPKPIEAQQILKTLNEIFPLSKGTLEAAHNSELISEPLRGEKILLVEDNAINREIAYQLLSDAGLEVDTAENGRMACESVERSGDSYAAILMDVQMPEMDGLEATRHIRRKWTAEALPILALTAHAYEEERRRCAEVGMNDHIAKPIDPAILIGTLERWMKPRRTKAPGAIVEDKIQQVVSSDLPEHLPPFDLARALGRVNGKKALLRRLIISFHDDFLNVIPTLKEQLAKGDLTSARRLAHTLKGVAASLELPAISRISAEIELAIANEQLVGLEPTLFALDAALKPALKAAESLKEQKSETTNQADTSVQQADIEAAVTTLRENLTRRSMRARSSFDALLQLAEPSASGEHAQALQDVKQALDKLDYETALRNLNAAFPA from the coding sequence ATGATCATTGAACTTGATGATATTCGCAGACGCTTTGCGCGCTTTCTGGTTATTTTTCTTTGGCTGCACGTCCCGCTTTTTGTGGTGATTGCTTATGCAACAGGCACCTCGGTTATCGGTGGCGCACTGCCCGCCGCCTTCCTTGCTGTATGTTATAATCTGATGTGGTTGCGCGTCGATATTGCGCCAGAAACACGATTTCTTTCAGCGATTGCTCTGGTCGCAGAACCCGCAATCCTGCTTTACCTCTTGCGTGGCCATATCTGGCAAATGGACATGCATATGTATTTCTTTGCCATGCTGGCTCTCACCATTGGCTGGTGTGATCGCCGCGCAACAATCATTGCCGCAATAGCAGTCGCTTTTCACCACCTTGTGCTGGATTATTTCCTGCCCTCGCTGGTCTTTCCAACAGGAAGCGATATCAGGCGTGTGATGATCCATGCCGTGATCGTAGCCGTTGAAGCAGCCGTTCTGGTCTGGTTTAGCGACATGCTCGTCGCTTGCGTTAACAGCATCAGCAAAATGCGCGATGAAATAATGGTGAAAAATGCCGAGATCGAAAAGCGTTCCGAGCAGGTCGAGCAGGCTTATAAGGCAAAAGGCATGTTCCTTGCCAATATGAGCCATGAAATCCGTACACCGCTCAATGCTATTCTTGGCTTCTGCCATCTGATGCAGCGTACGGATATGACCGAGCGCCAGCGTGACTATCTCACCAAAATCAATAGTGCCAGCGGATCATTGCTCCGTCTGATCAATGACATTCTCGATTTCTCCAAGAATGATGCGGGCAAGCTGACACTCGAAAACAGACCATTTGAACTGCGCGCCCTGTTTGACCGCAAATTGCAGATCACAAGTGCAGAAGCGCGCGCGAAAAACGTCAATGTCAGCCTTCATATTGAAGAAGGCGTTCCTGAGCGACTCGTCGGCGACGAGATGCGCCTTGGCCAGGTTCTGCTCAACCTGATGACCAATGCGATCAAGTTCAGCGAGAATGGCTCGGTCACGTTGCGCGTCAGCGGTAAAACAACACAAGACGGTGATTATCGGCTCAAGATCGCCATTGCTGACACTGGCATCGGCATGACTGATGAACAACAGTCGAAACTGTTTAATTCGTTCTCGCAGGCAGACAACTCTACCACGCGCCGCTTTGGCGGCACTGGCCTTGGTCTGGTTATCAGCAAGCAGATCGCAACCCAGATGGGCGGCGACATTACAGTTAGCAGCGCACCGGGTAAAGGCAGTGTCTTCACCGTCACATCGAATTTTGAAAATCTGGACCGCAGCCACGCCATTATTGAAAGGCCTCTGCCACATATTCAGAAATTGCGCGTTCTGGTCGCGGATGACAATCCAGCCTCGCGCGAAATATTGCAGGGCGTCTTCGCAGACTGGTCGATTGCTATTGATCTCGTTGCTTCTGGCAATGAAGTCATTGGCGCTCTGGAAACAGCTTTTCAGCGCGGCAATCCTTATGACTTGTTGCTGCTTGACTGGAAAATGCCGGGCATGGACGGTATGGAAACCGTTACCAGCCTCTATGCCAATGCGAAGCTGACCAAGCTGCCGGAAATCGTGCTGATCACCGCTTATGGCAGCGATGAATTCAAGGCCAAGGCTTCTCGTGCAGGGATTGCGGCCTATCTGCCAAAGCCAATTGAAGCGCAGCAGATATTAAAAACGCTGAATGAAATTTTCCCACTTTCAAAAGGCACGTTAGAAGCAGCGCATAATTCAGAGCTGATATCGGAACCGCTGCGCGGAGAAAAAATTCTTCTCGTTGAAGACAATGCAATCAATCGCGAAATCGCGTATCAGCTTCTCAGCGATGCTGGCTTGGAAGTCGATACGGCAGAAAACGGCCGTATGGCCTGTGAAAGCGTTGAGCGATCAGGCGATAGTTATGCAGCGATCCTCATGGATGTGCAGATGCCGGAAATGGACGGGCTGGAAGCCACACGCCATATTCGTCGCAAATGGACAGCTGAAGCATTACCTATTCTTGCGCTGACGGCACACGCCTATGAAGAAGAACGCCGTCGCTGCGCTGAAGTGGGCATGAATGATCACATTGCCAAGCCGATCGATCCGGCAATTCTGATTGGAACGCTTGAACGCTGGATGAAGCCGCGCCGCACGAAAGCGCCCGGTGCTATTGTGGAAGATAAAATCCAGCAGGTTGTTTCATCCGATCTTCCTGAGCATCTGCCACCTTTCGATCTGGCGCGCGCTCTTGGCCGTGTGAACGGCAAGAAGGCTCTGTTACGCCGCCTTATCATCAGCTTCCATGATGATTTCCTGAATGTAATACCAACACTCAAGGAGCAGCTTGCCAAAGGTGATCTGACCAGCGCACGCCGCCTTGCCCACACACTCAAAGGTGTGGCTGCATCACTGGAACTGCCTGCAATATCGCGTATTTCCGCAGAAATTGAGCTGGCTATTGCTAACGAACAGCTGGTTGGTCTTGAGCCGACACTCTTTGCGCTTGATGCGGCACTGAAACCTGCGCTGAAAGCTGCTGAAAGTCTGAAGGAACAGAAGAGTGAGACAACAAATCAGGCTGACACCAGTGTTCAGCAGGCAGATATCGAAGCGGCGGTAACAACATTGAGAGAGAACCTCACCCGACGCAGCATGCGCGCGCGCAGCAGTTTTGATGCTCTGCTGCAACTGGCTGAACCATCAGCTTCGGGCGAGCATGCGCAGGCTTTGCAGGACGTAAAGCAGGCACTCGACAAACTCGATTACGAAACCGCCCTGCGCAATCTTAATGCCGCTTTTCCGGCATAA
- a CDS encoding arginase family protein: MKHSLIVSQGRVADRTGGAIPGALALANSLAARYGFEIQTAGKPSSAKNDHWKDALLEAEQTLTQLATAVSAEFEAGRRPILVTNTCSASLATIPQAVRYIDDLVVLWIDAHGDFNTPATTASGYLGGMALAGICGIWDTGHGAGLASERAIIVGGRDIDPEEQLALDKAGVQVVRPANVTAETILKAIKGRPVWIHIDWDVMEPGLIPAAYAIDDGLNVIQLRSILAAIPESQIVGIELAEFEMPEAQQDAENALALIREATAPLFKNV, encoded by the coding sequence ATGAAGCATTCCCTGATTGTCTCTCAAGGCCGAGTGGCAGATCGTACAGGCGGTGCGATACCAGGAGCATTGGCGCTGGCTAATTCCCTTGCAGCCCGGTATGGCTTTGAAATACAGACGGCGGGAAAGCCATCTTCAGCAAAAAATGATCATTGGAAAGACGCGCTGCTGGAAGCAGAACAGACGCTTACGCAACTCGCAACAGCCGTATCAGCGGAATTTGAAGCGGGACGGCGTCCTATTCTGGTAACAAATACGTGTTCCGCAAGCCTTGCCACGATCCCGCAAGCGGTTCGATATATCGACGATCTCGTTGTTTTATGGATTGACGCTCACGGCGATTTCAATACTCCAGCCACAACAGCATCGGGATATCTCGGCGGCATGGCCCTTGCAGGCATTTGTGGCATTTGGGACACTGGACACGGCGCAGGACTGGCCAGTGAGCGCGCAATCATCGTTGGTGGCCGCGATATTGACCCTGAAGAGCAATTAGCCCTTGATAAAGCTGGGGTTCAGGTCGTTCGTCCTGCAAACGTAACGGCTGAAACTATCCTTAAGGCCATAAAGGGCCGGCCAGTTTGGATTCATATCGATTGGGACGTTATGGAACCAGGACTTATTCCAGCAGCTTATGCGATTGATGATGGTTTGAATGTTATTCAATTACGCAGCATTTTGGCCGCAATCCCTGAATCTCAAATCGTCGGAATTGAGCTGGCTGAATTCGAAATGCCCGAAGCCCAACAGGATGCGGAAAACGCCCTGGCCCTCATTCGAGAAGCCACTGCGCCGCTTTTCAAAAACGTATGA
- a CDS encoding MFS transporter: MPQRKSPLAPFQYGTFRALWSATLFSNLGGLVQTVGAGWMMATIAHSDDMVALVQASTTLPVMIFSVAAGALADNFDRRRIMLTAQILLLIISAALAVCAYLNMLTPWMLLAFTFLIGCGGALHNPSWQASMGDIVPRADLPGAVALNSMSFNLMRSIGPAIGGAIVAVAGAAFAFIFNAFSYCALILALWRWQPQTTKSTLPREALGPAMLAGLRYVAMSPNLLKVMFRGFLFGLSAIVILALLPLVARDLVDGTALTYGIMLGFFGIGAIGGALSSARLRELLGNEWLVRGAFAAFAVSCLLLSVSRSIWLGCIFLLPAGMSWVLALSLFNVTVQLSTPRWVVGRALALYQTATFGGMAAGSWLWGSVADEFGVPGALMTAACVLLFGVLVGFCLPQPEFEQLNLDPLNRFSEPRLRLDLRSRSGPIMIMVDYKIAQEDVQAFLAAMALRRRIRIRDGARQWALLRDLENPETWTESYHVPTWVEYVRHNQRRTHSDAEVSERLLALHKGSTPPLVHRMIERQTVSVHDDMPLKEHLDLH, from the coding sequence ATGCCGCAAAGAAAATCCCCCCTTGCGCCGTTTCAATACGGAACTTTTCGCGCACTATGGTCCGCAACGCTGTTTTCAAACCTTGGTGGTCTCGTGCAGACAGTGGGCGCGGGTTGGATGATGGCCACAATCGCGCATTCTGATGATATGGTTGCGCTGGTGCAGGCTTCCACCACTTTGCCCGTGATGATTTTCTCTGTTGCTGCCGGTGCCCTGGCCGATAATTTTGATCGCCGTCGCATCATGCTGACCGCTCAGATATTATTACTGATTATATCAGCAGCCCTCGCAGTCTGCGCATATTTGAATATGCTGACACCATGGATGCTGCTGGCATTTACATTTCTGATTGGTTGCGGCGGTGCTTTGCACAATCCGTCGTGGCAGGCATCAATGGGCGATATTGTTCCGCGAGCTGATCTGCCAGGAGCTGTTGCGCTCAATTCAATGAGTTTCAACCTCATGCGCAGTATCGGCCCAGCAATTGGCGGCGCCATTGTTGCTGTGGCGGGTGCCGCTTTTGCATTTATCTTCAATGCTTTCAGCTATTGTGCGCTTATTCTGGCGCTCTGGCGCTGGCAGCCGCAAACAACCAAATCAACATTGCCGCGTGAGGCGCTTGGACCAGCTATGTTGGCAGGCTTACGCTATGTGGCCATGTCGCCGAATCTGCTCAAAGTCATGTTTCGCGGCTTTCTTTTTGGTCTGTCCGCAATTGTTATTCTGGCACTTTTGCCACTCGTCGCGCGCGATCTCGTTGATGGGACGGCGCTGACATACGGTATTATGCTTGGCTTTTTTGGAATTGGCGCCATTGGCGGCGCGCTTTCGAGCGCGCGTTTACGCGAATTGCTGGGCAATGAATGGCTGGTGCGCGGCGCTTTTGCTGCATTTGCGGTTAGCTGTCTGTTGCTCTCCGTGAGCCGCAGCATCTGGCTTGGATGCATTTTTCTGCTCCCAGCAGGCATGTCGTGGGTTCTGGCACTGTCACTTTTCAATGTCACGGTGCAGCTTTCGACACCGCGCTGGGTGGTTGGACGCGCGCTGGCGCTTTATCAGACTGCTACCTTTGGCGGGATGGCAGCGGGCAGCTGGCTCTGGGGCTCGGTGGCAGATGAATTCGGCGTGCCGGGTGCCTTAATGACCGCTGCCTGTGTTCTGTTGTTTGGTGTGCTGGTCGGATTTTGTTTACCGCAACCTGAGTTTGAGCAGCTTAATCTTGATCCGCTCAACCGGTTCAGCGAACCACGCTTGCGTCTTGATCTGCGTTCACGCAGCGGTCCGATCATGATTATGGTCGATTATAAAATTGCGCAGGAAGACGTGCAGGCATTTCTGGCTGCAATGGCGCTCAGACGTCGTATTCGTATCCGGGATGGTGCGCGGCAATGGGCCTTGCTGCGCGATCTTGAAAACCCTGAAACATGGACCGAGAGCTATCACGTGCCGACATGGGTTGAATATGTGCGCCACAATCAGCGCCGCACGCATTCGGATGCAGAGGTTTCAGAGAGATTGTTGGCGCTTCATAAGGGATCCACACCGCCTCTGGTGCATCGGATGATCGAGCGGCAAACCGTGTCTGTTCATGACGACATGCCGCTCAAAGAGCACCTTGATTTACACTAA
- a CDS encoding diguanylate cyclase, whose protein sequence is MPNRATVLIVDDDVSNIEIMNAVLEDHYEICFATSGEQALEVARSVLPDLILLDVLMPGVDGYEVCTRLKNDRLLADVPVIFTTGLDDQEAEVRGLSLGAIDYVTKPVNPIILRARVSNHVELKRLRDQLAQMAVTDALTGLSNRRQLETTLKSEIARLAPTGAWLSVIMLDIDFFKLFNDTYGHPEGDRCIAMVAAALTRAVHKVSGLTARYGGEEFACVLPGADPEAALTTAREIQFQVQSLNIPHMGSKVSANVTVSIGIASAQAQPGMDGSLWLAHADHQLYSSKKSGRNQIAKIEFSATGSVTRKTA, encoded by the coding sequence ATGCCCAATCGTGCAACCGTGCTGATCGTCGATGATGACGTTTCCAACATCGAGATTATGAATGCGGTGCTTGAAGACCATTATGAAATCTGTTTTGCGACCTCGGGTGAGCAGGCACTTGAAGTCGCACGCTCAGTTTTGCCCGATCTCATTCTTCTAGATGTCCTTATGCCGGGCGTTGATGGTTATGAAGTATGTACACGCCTGAAAAACGACCGTCTTCTCGCTGACGTTCCAGTTATTTTCACAACTGGGCTGGACGATCAGGAGGCCGAGGTCCGCGGTCTTTCACTGGGAGCTATTGATTATGTCACGAAGCCCGTCAATCCGATCATTCTGCGCGCACGCGTTTCAAACCACGTTGAACTTAAGCGCTTACGCGACCAGTTGGCCCAAATGGCCGTCACCGATGCACTGACCGGCCTCAGCAATCGCCGACAACTCGAAACAACGCTGAAGTCTGAAATCGCACGTCTGGCACCGACGGGAGCGTGGCTTTCTGTGATCATGCTCGATATCGACTTCTTTAAGCTGTTCAACGACACCTACGGCCATCCAGAAGGGGATCGCTGCATCGCCATGGTTGCAGCAGCATTAACGCGTGCAGTCCACAAAGTGTCGGGGCTTACCGCGCGCTATGGCGGAGAAGAGTTTGCCTGTGTGCTTCCGGGAGCAGACCCCGAAGCAGCCTTAACGACCGCGCGTGAAATCCAGTTTCAGGTTCAGTCGCTGAACATCCCGCATATGGGTTCAAAAGTCAGTGCCAACGTTACTGTCAGCATTGGTATAGCTTCCGCGCAGGCCCAACCGGGCATGGATGGCTCGCTTTGGCTGGCACACGCAGATCATCAGCTTTATTCGAGTAAAAAAAGCGGTCGCAACCAGATCGCAAAAATCGAATTCTCTGCCACAGGCAGCGTAACGCGAAAAACAGCCTAA
- the mgrA gene encoding L-glyceraldehyde 3-phosphate reductase yields the protein MTYVPDPSRYDSAIFRRVGQSGLKLPAISLGLWHNFGDTTTLDRQREILFKAFDLGITHFDLANNYGPPPGSAEINFGQVLKHDLAAYRDELIISTKAGWDMWPGPYGAGGGSRKTLLSSLDQSLKRLGVDYVDIFYSHRFDAHTPLEETADALASAVRQGKALYVGISSYSGNKTREIAKLLELRRVPLLINQPSYNLFNRWVEKDLLAASEEVGSGIIAFTPLAQGLLTNKYLNGVPEDSRINRPGGHVLHQEHLSAANIERAKALNEIAKRRGQSLAQLALAWVLRDQRVTSALIGASSAKQVEENVAALQNLSFTAEELAEIDRYAVEGGVNLWEKPSHDEAI from the coding sequence ATGACTTACGTTCCCGACCCGTCTCGCTACGATTCAGCCATCTTTCGCCGCGTGGGCCAAAGCGGTCTCAAATTACCGGCAATCTCGCTCGGCCTTTGGCACAATTTTGGTGATACAACAACTTTGGATCGCCAACGCGAAATCCTGTTCAAGGCATTTGATCTGGGCATCACCCATTTCGATCTCGCAAATAACTACGGTCCACCTCCGGGATCAGCAGAAATCAATTTCGGTCAGGTCCTGAAACACGATCTGGCGGCATATCGTGATGAGCTGATCATATCGACCAAAGCCGGTTGGGATATGTGGCCGGGGCCCTATGGGGCCGGTGGAGGGTCGCGCAAAACCTTGCTTTCGAGTCTTGATCAAAGCTTGAAACGACTGGGCGTTGATTATGTCGATATCTTCTATTCGCATCGTTTTGACGCGCATACTCCACTCGAAGAAACCGCCGACGCACTGGCCTCTGCCGTTCGTCAAGGTAAAGCTCTATATGTAGGAATCTCTTCTTACTCAGGCAACAAAACGCGTGAAATCGCGAAGCTTCTTGAACTGCGTCGGGTTCCACTGCTGATCAATCAGCCGTCCTATAATCTGTTCAACCGCTGGGTTGAAAAAGACCTGCTGGCGGCAAGCGAAGAAGTAGGGTCCGGCATTATCGCCTTTACGCCGCTGGCACAGGGCCTGCTCACCAACAAATATCTCAATGGCGTGCCCGAAGATTCCCGCATCAATCGTCCGGGTGGGCATGTCCTGCATCAGGAACATTTGTCTGCCGCAAACATCGAACGTGCGAAGGCACTGAACGAAATTGCCAAACGTCGCGGACAGTCGCTGGCTCAGCTTGCTCTTGCTTGGGTATTGCGTGATCAACGCGTGACATCTGCCTTGATCGGCGCCAGCTCTGCAAAGCAAGTAGAAGAGAATGTCGCAGCACTCCAGAACCTGTCCTTCACGGCGGAAGAGTTGGCTGAAATTGATCGCTACGCGGTCGAGGGCGGCGTTAATCTTTGGGAAAAGCCATCCCACGATGAAGCTATTTAA
- a CDS encoding pseudoazurin, whose product MRKFAIPFAAFGLCLAMAAPALAENIEVHMLNKGAEGAMVFEPAYIKANPGDTITFIPIDKGHNVESVKDMIPAAAEKFKSKINENYVLTVSEPGAYFVKCTPHYAMGMVALIVVGDNPANLDEIVAAKKPKPVQARLEKAIASAK is encoded by the coding sequence ATGCGTAAGTTTGCAATCCCATTCGCAGCATTCGGACTTTGCCTTGCGATGGCTGCTCCCGCTTTGGCCGAAAATATTGAGGTTCACATGCTCAATAAGGGTGCTGAAGGTGCAATGGTTTTCGAGCCTGCCTATATCAAAGCAAACCCCGGCGACACGATCACATTTATTCCGATCGACAAGGGACACAATGTCGAGTCGGTAAAGGATATGATCCCGGCAGCTGCGGAAAAATTCAAAAGCAAGATTAACGAGAATTACGTTCTGACCGTCTCCGAACCTGGTGCATATTTTGTTAAGTGCACGCCCCACTATGCGATGGGCATGGTTGCTCTAATCGTTGTTGGTGACAATCCAGCCAATCTTGACGAAATCGTTGCTGCCAAGAAGCCCAAACCCGTTCAAGCGCGTCTCGAAAAGGCAATTGCCAGCGCAAAATAA
- a CDS encoding NnrS family protein, whose protein sequence is MTIMEGLLVTPAASTAQIASIAVPSERRGAIARGYKKSGPAIFSYGFRPFFLGGAIWAVLAMLLWMLSLTFGLTVGGAYGALNWHAHEMVFGFSSAILAGFLLTAVPNWTGRLPVSGTSLALLFSVWLIGRLVFLVPDLVNLYIAIGIESLFLPLLLFIASREIIAGHQWKNLKVLTGVTIVMLANFCFHYLAITNSDIATANRIGVSAYVLLVMLIGGRIIPSFTRNWLNRMGATRFPVPFNRYDGLAILVGAFACVSWIIAPEQWLTAVIAIIAAGLHLVRLYRWRGWSVAKDKLVLILHVAYFFVPAGFVAIALAALEQLNPFSALHVMTVGVIGCMMLAVMTRATRGHTGRELVASPVTQIAYLCLILSALIRPFAEMVPNFFHTFLAASAFLWMLAFGLYVLEYAPMLMTKRRQRAE, encoded by the coding sequence ATGACAATAATGGAAGGGCTGCTGGTTACCCCCGCAGCCTCAACTGCCCAGATAGCTTCCATAGCAGTGCCCTCCGAACGTCGTGGTGCGATTGCTCGTGGCTACAAGAAGTCTGGTCCGGCAATCTTCAGCTATGGGTTTCGCCCGTTTTTTCTGGGTGGGGCTATATGGGCTGTTCTGGCCATGCTGCTCTGGATGCTCTCGCTCACATTCGGTCTGACGGTTGGCGGTGCTTATGGTGCGCTCAACTGGCATGCTCATGAGATGGTGTTCGGCTTTTCGTCCGCCATTCTCGCTGGGTTTCTTTTGACTGCTGTTCCGAACTGGACAGGCCGTTTACCGGTTTCAGGTACATCGCTTGCCCTGCTGTTCAGTGTCTGGCTCATAGGTCGATTGGTTTTTCTGGTTCCCGATCTTGTTAATCTCTATATTGCAATCGGTATTGAAAGCCTCTTTTTGCCTTTGCTCCTGTTTATCGCATCGCGCGAAATCATTGCCGGACATCAGTGGAAGAACCTTAAGGTTCTGACCGGAGTGACAATCGTTATGCTTGCCAATTTCTGCTTCCATTATCTGGCGATAACGAACAGCGACATAGCAACTGCCAATCGTATCGGAGTCAGTGCTTATGTGCTTCTGGTTATGTTGATTGGTGGAAGGATCATTCCAAGCTTCACGCGTAATTGGCTTAATCGGATGGGGGCCACTCGTTTTCCGGTACCTTTCAATCGGTATGACGGTCTCGCCATTCTTGTCGGTGCCTTCGCCTGCGTGAGCTGGATTATTGCGCCCGAACAGTGGTTGACGGCGGTCATCGCAATCATCGCAGCTGGTCTGCATCTTGTTCGGCTTTATCGCTGGCGCGGATGGAGCGTGGCAAAAGACAAGCTGGTTCTTATCCTGCATGTCGCCTACTTCTTTGTACCCGCCGGGTTCGTTGCCATAGCACTGGCCGCTCTCGAACAACTCAATCCATTTTCGGCTCTTCACGTTATGACGGTCGGTGTCATTGGTTGTATGATGCTGGCAGTCATGACCCGGGCCACCCGCGGACATACGGGCCGCGAACTTGTCGCTTCACCTGTCACACAGATTGCCTATCTTTGTCTGATACTGTCAGCGTTGATCCGCCCATTCGCGGAAATGGTCCCTAATTTCTTTCATACATTCCTCGCAGCATCGGCGTTCTTATGGATGCTGGCCTTTGGGCTGTATGTTCTTGAATATGCACCCATGCTGATGACAAAACGGCGTCAGCGCGCTGAGTAA